Part of the Caulifigura coniformis genome, CACCGTCGCGACGGAACAGGGATTCGACCTGCGAACGCTCTGTGCGGCGCTCTTCGGCATTGGACTGTCAGCCGCTGCGTCGAGCATCCTGAACCAGTGGTACGAACGTGAGACCGACGCCCGCATGGTCCGGACGGCAAACCGGCCGCTTCCGGCCGGTCGAGTCTCGGAAGGTGAGGCGCTCCGTATGGGGGTCGCGCTCGCCGTGGTTTCGACGATCTGGCTCGCGGCGACCGTGAACCTGATGACGGCCGTCCTCACCCTGGCGACCTGCGTCATGTACGTTGGTGTCTATACCCCGCTCAAGCCGGTGACGGCGGCCTGCACGACGATCGGCGCCGTCCCCGGGGCGATGCCGCTTGTGCTGGGCTGGACGGCCGCGACGGGGGAACTTTCGTACGGGGCTCTGGTGCTGTTCGCCATCCTCTACGTGTGGCAGTTCCCGCATTTCCTGGCGATCGCCTGGATCTACCAGGATCAGTACCGCGGAGCCGGGCTGAAAATGCTTCCGGCGGATGGCCAGCGTCCCGCTCTGGTCGGGCTGGTGGCCGTCGCCCACGCGATGGTCCTCCTTCCCGTCACCCTGTGGGCCCGCTCGCTGGGCCTGGCGGGCGATGCCTATGCCCTGACGGCGATCATCCTCGGCTGCTGGTACCTCCTGGCGACCGTGCGATTCGCCAGCGAACCGAATGTTCAGACCGCCCGCCGCCTGTTGTGGACGTCGCTCGCGCATCTCCCGATGCTGCTGGCCGCGCTCACGATCGACCACGTGCGGCTGATGAGGTAACGACGAATTGAGTTGGAGTCTCGGCCTGCGGATTGCCGCGGGCCGAATCACGGGTCCTGAATCCTGAATCCTCCCGAAATGTCCCATCCAGTTCATCCGCCCGCCGTGAAGATGGGCATCCCCATTCCCAACTCGAAGTTGGGAATGTGGCTGTTCCTCGGCACCGAGATCATGTTCTTCACGGCGTTCATCGGAACGTACATCGTGTTGTACTTCGGCTCGCCGGGCTGGCCGACGGACACGAACGTCACCCACATCAACATCGCGGCCGGCGGCATCAACACCTTCGTGCTGATTCTGTCGAGCTACTGGGTCGTGGTGGCGCACGAAGCGATGGCGCAGCGAAACTTCGCCAAGGCGAGGAAGTTCCTGACGGGCACCTTCGTGCTGGCGTGCGTGTTCCTCGGCATCAAGGCCTTTGAATACAAAGGCAAGTTCGATCACGAAATCCTGCCCGGTCGCATCGCAGAAACCGACACGCAGGCGATCGCCAAGCTCGTCAAGGACATCGACAAGGCAGCCAACCGTGACCTGAACGAGCTCGTCCCCGGCGACGCGAACGCCGATGCAAAGCGACAGCAGGCTCTCGCCCGGATGGCGAAGGCGGATGACGCTGAGAAGGTGCGCCTGACCGCCTACCAGCAACTGTTCCTCACCTTCTCGCGCCTCCGCGACGACGCTTCGGCCAACCGCCTCACGATGCCGGAAGCAACCCGCCGCCTGTGGGAGATGAAGCACCTCGTCAGCGTGAAAACGAAGGACGGGCAGCAGGAGTTTGCGACCGTCTACGACGGCAGTGAAGGGGCGCATAAGGAACCGGCCGGACATGACGTCCACGCCGGAGACGAGCTTGCCTGGCCCACCGTTCCCGAGGGCAAGCTGCTCCTCGTTTCGGCGAACGGCCAGTCGAAGGAAGTCGCGAAGGGAGACGTCGAGATCAACGGAGAGCCGGTTCTCGGTTCACTTCTCGCGGGCGTGCACGATCCCCATCCGATCCTCTACGGCAACCTGTTCGCTTCGACCTACTTCCTGATGACCGGGTTCCACGCGATCCACGTCATCGTCGGCATGATTCTGTTCGCGATGGTGCTGATGCAGGGGAGCCGGCTGGATGCGAAATGGACCGACTGGGTCGAGAACAGCGGTCTCTACTGGCACTTTGTCGACCTCGTCTGGATCTTCCTGTTCCCGCTGCTGTACATCGCGCCGGGCTTCGGACGTTAGGCTTTCCGCTTCAGGCGTCCTTCCCGCCCGATTTTCGACTGAGACCGACATGACGACTCACGAACACACGAACACACTGGCCCACGTGCATGACGAAATGGAGCATGCGCAGGGCCACCATCATGTGAATTACCTGAGCGTGTTCATCGCCCTCTGCATCTGCACGCTGCTGTCGATCGCTTTCGACATCATCCACATGCCGAAGGCCGTCACGGTTGCCCTCGTGCTGGCGGTCGCCGTCGCCAAGGCGTCGTTCGTTCTCACCTACTTCATGCACCTGAAGTTCGAAGGGGGCTGGAAGTACATCATCCTCGCTCCCACGGCGATTCTTGCGGTCGGCCTGATGATCGCACTCGCCCCTGATATCGGCCTGCATTACTACACCCCCGATGTCCCCCAGCTCCGGGCGCTCGAAGAGCAGGGGGATCATCCGCACGACCACGACACCGGCAAGGCGGTGTCCGACGGCGCCAAGGCCCACTGAACTCCGATCGCGGGATCGCGCCAGACCGGTCCGCGTTCAACCATCGATCCGGCTTCCGTCCGCGGCTCTGCCGCGGACTTTTGCGTTCCGGACCCAAGACTGTCACACTGGCGGAACTCTCACTTCCGCCGCGTTCATACCGCCGATGTACGATCATCTCACGCTCATCAGCGGTCGCTGCCATCCGGCACTCGCGTCTGCCATTTCCGATTACCTCGGCGTCCCGCTGGCGCGCGTCGAGCTCGGAGACTTCCCGGACGGCGAGTCGTCGGTCCGCCTGAACCACAACGTTCGCGGTCGCGACGTCTTCCTCATTCAGCCGACCGGGCCGCCGGCGAATGACACCCTGATGGAGCTGCTGATCCTCATCGACACCTGCAAGCGCGCCAGCGCCGAGCGGATCACGGCCGTCATTCCCTACTTCGGATACGCCCGGCAGGACCGCAAAGACGCCGGCCGTGTGCCGATCACCTCGAAGCTTGTCGCCAACCTGATCACCGAGGCCGGCGCCGATCGTGTCCTCACGATGGATCTCCACGCGGCGCAGATCCAGGGGTTCTTCGACCTGCCCGTCGACCATCTCTACGGCAGCCCGGTACTCGATGAGTACTTCCGCTCGCTGCAGTTCCCGTCCGGTGAAATCGTGATCGTCAGCCCCGATGAGGGGAGCATCAAGCGCGCGATGCAGCACGTCGAAGGCCTGGGAGGGGCGCTGGCGATCGTCGACAAACGACGCGCCAGTGCCACCGAAACCCGCCAGGCCAACCTCATCGGCGGCTCCCTCGAAGGCAAAACGGCTCTCGTCTTTGACGACATGATCAGCACGGCCGGCTCGATCTGCGGCGCCGTCGATGTCTGCAAACGGTTCGGCGCGCGGGATGTGTACGTCGCCGCGACTCACGGAGTCTTCTGCGGCTCCGCTCTGGAGAAACTCGCAAAGGCCCCCGTGAAGGAAATCGTGGTCACCGATTCCCTCCCGCTGCCCGACGAGAAACGCCTGCCGAACATCCGCACCGTCAGCATCGCCCCGATGCTCGGTGAGGCGATTCGCAGGATTCACCGCAACGAATCCGTCAGCGTGCTGTTCGACTGAACTCATGACGGCCCCCATCACGAACGACCCGGCGGAAGCCGCCGACGTCATCCGCCGCGGCGGACTGGCGGCCTTTGCCACAGAGACCGTCTACGGCCTCGGCGCCAACGCCCTCGACGCCGCGGCCGTTTCACGGATCTTCGAAGCCAAGCAGCGGCCCGAATTCGATCCACTCATCGTTCATGTCGCCCGTCCCGAGGCCGTCGACGAACTTGCAGTCGAGGCGTCCCAGGCTGCCCGCGCCCTGATGGCCCGATTCTGGCCTGGACCGCTCACCCTCGTGCTCAGGAAGAGGTCCATCGTTCCCGACATCGTCACCGCCGGTCTCGAAACGGTCGGCATCCGCATCCCCGACCACGCCCAGGCCCGGGAACTGATCCGCCTCGCGGGCTGCCCGGTGGCCGCTCCCAGCGCCAATCTCTTCGGCCTGGTCAGCCCCACCCAGGCCGCGCATGTTGCCGACCAGCTTGGCGATCGGGTCGACATGATCCTCGATGGCGGCCCCTGCCGCGTCGGTGTGGAGTCGACCGTCGTCGACCTTTCCGGAGCAGTCCCCATTCTTCGCCGCCCCGGAGGGACGACGCTGGAAGCGATCGAGTCGGCGATCGGCCCCGTTCAGACGGCAACCACCATTCTCCAGGGAGCCGCCGCGCCGGCGCCTGGAATGCTCGATCGCCACTATTCCACGCGCACGCCCCTCCGTCTGTGGCGGCCCGAAGATCCCGTTCCCATGGGGAGAATCGGCCTGCTGACATGGTGTGCTCCCGCCGGTGACACCCGGTTTGCGAAAGTGGTCGATCTGTCTCCTGAGGGCGATCTCGCCTGCGCCGCCGCTGCCCTGTTCGGCGCCATGCGAAGCCTCGATGCGGCCGGCCTCGATGTCATTCTCGCGACGCGATTCCCAGAGACGGGCCTGGGCCGCGCGATCAACGATCGCCTGCGCCGCGCAGCCGCCCGGGGCTGATCGGGCACCTCTTCACTCCATCCCGGCGAAGTCCCGCCTGGAATTCGGCATCTTCCAGGCCTTTCGTCCTCGCTACAATTCATCGATCGCGTTCGTGGCCCTCCGGACGCGCCCCACAGGGAGGTCAGAATGCTGTCACGCCGTGAAATGCTGCAAGC contains:
- a CDS encoding ribose-phosphate diphosphokinase, whose protein sequence is MYDHLTLISGRCHPALASAISDYLGVPLARVELGDFPDGESSVRLNHNVRGRDVFLIQPTGPPANDTLMELLILIDTCKRASAERITAVIPYFGYARQDRKDAGRVPITSKLVANLITEAGADRVLTMDLHAAQIQGFFDLPVDHLYGSPVLDEYFRSLQFPSGEIVIVSPDEGSIKRAMQHVEGLGGALAIVDKRRASATETRQANLIGGSLEGKTALVFDDMISTAGSICGAVDVCKRFGARDVYVAATHGVFCGSALEKLAKAPVKEIVVTDSLPLPDEKRLPNIRTVSIAPMLGEAIRRIHRNESVSVLFD
- a CDS encoding L-threonylcarbamoyladenylate synthase, with the protein product MTAPITNDPAEAADVIRRGGLAAFATETVYGLGANALDAAAVSRIFEAKQRPEFDPLIVHVARPEAVDELAVEASQAARALMARFWPGPLTLVLRKRSIVPDIVTAGLETVGIRIPDHAQARELIRLAGCPVAAPSANLFGLVSPTQAAHVADQLGDRVDMILDGGPCRVGVESTVVDLSGAVPILRRPGGTTLEAIESAIGPVQTATTILQGAAAPAPGMLDRHYSTRTPLRLWRPEDPVPMGRIGLLTWCAPAGDTRFAKVVDLSPEGDLACAAAALFGAMRSLDAAGLDVILATRFPETGLGRAINDRLRRAAARG
- a CDS encoding cytochrome c oxidase subunit 3; translation: MSHPVHPPAVKMGIPIPNSKLGMWLFLGTEIMFFTAFIGTYIVLYFGSPGWPTDTNVTHINIAAGGINTFVLILSSYWVVVAHEAMAQRNFAKARKFLTGTFVLACVFLGIKAFEYKGKFDHEILPGRIAETDTQAIAKLVKDIDKAANRDLNELVPGDANADAKRQQALARMAKADDAEKVRLTAYQQLFLTFSRLRDDASANRLTMPEATRRLWEMKHLVSVKTKDGQQEFATVYDGSEGAHKEPAGHDVHAGDELAWPTVPEGKLLLVSANGQSKEVAKGDVEINGEPVLGSLLAGVHDPHPILYGNLFASTYFLMTGFHAIHVIVGMILFAMVLMQGSRLDAKWTDWVENSGLYWHFVDLVWIFLFPLLYIAPGFGR
- a CDS encoding cytochrome C oxidase subunit IV family protein; its protein translation is MTTHEHTNTLAHVHDEMEHAQGHHHVNYLSVFIALCICTLLSIAFDIIHMPKAVTVALVLAVAVAKASFVLTYFMHLKFEGGWKYIILAPTAILAVGLMIALAPDIGLHYYTPDVPQLRALEEQGDHPHDHDTGKAVSDGAKAH
- the cyoE gene encoding heme o synthase — translated: MNQSPQSAATLAVDAGHGVLANGLRERLAEYVTLSKPRIGTMVLVSVAVGFTVATEQGFDLRTLCAALFGIGLSAAASSILNQWYERETDARMVRTANRPLPAGRVSEGEALRMGVALAVVSTIWLAATVNLMTAVLTLATCVMYVGVYTPLKPVTAACTTIGAVPGAMPLVLGWTAATGELSYGALVLFAILYVWQFPHFLAIAWIYQDQYRGAGLKMLPADGQRPALVGLVAVAHAMVLLPVTLWARSLGLAGDAYALTAIILGCWYLLATVRFASEPNVQTARRLLWTSLAHLPMLLAALTIDHVRLMR